The Salvia miltiorrhiza cultivar Shanhuang (shh) chromosome 1, IMPLAD_Smil_shh, whole genome shotgun sequence genome has a window encoding:
- the LOC130990776 gene encoding phospholipid:diacylglycerol acyltransferase 1-like yields the protein MPSLRRRRAAAEESVRAPDPEEKKPELRKPKKQPKWSCLDNCCWFIGCVCVVWWALLFSYNMMPSSFPQYVTEAITGPMPDPPGVKLKKEGLQAKHPVVFVPGIVTGGLELWEGHSCAEGLFRKRLWGGTFGEVYKRPLCWVEHMSLDNETGLDPPGVRVRPVTGLVAADYFAPGYFVWAVLIANLARIGYEEKAMYMAAYDWRLSFQNTEVRDGALSRIKSNIELMVATSGHRAVIIPHSMGVLYFLHFMKWVEAPAPMGGGGGPDWCAKHIKAVMNIGGPLLGVPKAVSGLFSAEARDIAVARAIAPGVLDKDLFRIQTLQHIMRMTRTWDSTMSMIPKGGETIWGGLDWSPEQGYAVSKRKQNTSQPENSTSTEDGNVEAKVKHAHYGRIISFGKDVAEADSSEIQRIDFRDAVKGNNFANNTCRDVWTEYHDMGISGITAVAEYKAYTAGDLLDLLNYVAPKMMERGSSHFSYGIADNLDDPKYSHYKYWSNPLETRLPNAPDMEIFSMYGIGIPTERAYVYKQVPAADCYIPFQIDTSAVEENIDRCIKDGVFTVDGDETVPVLSAGFMSAKGWRGKTRFNPAGMKTYVRECDHAPPSTLLEGRGTQSGAHVDIMGNFALIEDVMRVAAGATGDELGGDRVYSDIFKWSERINLPL from the exons ATGCCATCGCTGCGCCGGAGGCGTGCCGCCGCGGAAGAGTCGGTTCGGGCGCCGGATCCTGAGGAGAAGAAGCCGGAGCTCCGGAAACCGAAGAAGCAGCCGAAATGGTCGTGCCTGGACAATTGCTGCTGGTTCATTGGGTGCGTGTGTGTAGTGTGGTGGGCGCTGCTGTTCTCGTACAACATGATGCCTTCCTCGTTCCCGCAGTACGTGACGGAGGCGATTACCGGGCCAATGCCCGACCCGCCGGGGGTGAAGCTGAAGAAGGAGGGGCTGCAGGCGAAGCATCCAGTGGTGTTCGTTCCCGGGATCGTGACGGGAGGGCTGGAACTGTGGGAGGGGCATAGCTGTGCTGAAGGTTTGTTCAGGAAGAGGCTGTGGGGAGGCACGTTCGGCGAGGTTTACAAGAG GCCACTATGTTGGGTGGAACATATGTCGTTGGATAACGAAACTGGCTTGGATCCTCCTGGTGTAAGAGTCAGGCCTGTTACTGGCCTTGTTGCCGCAGATTACTTTGCTCCAGGATATTTTGTTTGGGCAGTTCTAATAGCTAATCTTGCTCGGATTGGGTATGAAGAAAAAGCCATGTACATGGCTGCATATGATTGGAGGCTTTCATTCCAGAACACAGAA GTGCGTGATGGAGCACTGAGCAGAATAAAAAGTAATATCGAACTGATGGTTGCTACAAGTGGACACAGGGCAGTAATCATTCCACATTCCATGGGTGTTCTATACTTTCTCCATTTTATGAAATGGGTGGAGGCACCTGCTCCAATGGGTGGAGGAGGTGGACCAGATTGGTGTGCTAAACATATCAAGGCTGTGATGAACATTGGCGGGCCACTTTTAGGTGTTCCAAAAGCTGTTTCTGGGCTTTTCTCTGCAGAAGCAAGAGATATTGCTGTTGCCAG GGCCATTGCTCCTGGTGTCCTGGATAAGGATCTATTCCGAATCCAAACCTTGCAGCACATAATGAGGATGACTAGGACATGGGATTCAACAATGTCAATGATACCAAAAGGTGGTGAAACCATTTGGGGTGGACTTGACTGGTCACCTGAGCAGGGTTATGCTGTaagcaaaagaaaacaaaataccAGCCAGCCTGAGAATTCAACCTCTACTGAAGATGGAAATGTTGAAGCAAAAGTAAAACATGCCCATTATGGAAGAATAATATCATTTGGGAAAGATGTAGCTGAGGCAGATTCTTCTGAAATTCAGAGGATTGATTTTAGG GATGCTGTAAAGGGTAACAATTTTGCAAACAATACTTGTCGAGATGTGTGGACAGAGTATCATGACATGGGTATTAGTGGCATCACAGCTGTTGCTGAATATAAAGCTTATACTGCTGGAGATTTGCTGGATCTGCTAAATTATGTTGCCCCAAAAATGATGGAGCGTGGGAGTTCTCATTTTTCTTATGGTATTGCTGATAACTTGGATGACCCCAAGTATTCGCACTACAAATATTGGTCAAATCCATTAGAAACAAG GTTACCAAATGCTCCCGACATGGAGATCTTCTCTATGTATGGAATTGGCATTCCAACTGAAAGAGCTTATGTGTACAAGCAGGTTCCAGCTGCAGATTGCTACATTCCATTTCAAATTGATACATCCGCAgttgaagaaaatatagataGATGCATAAAAGATGGTGTTTTCACCGTTGATGGTGATGAAACTGTGCCCGTATTAAGTGCAGGCTTCATGAGTGCAAAAGGGTGGCGTGGAAAAACTAGATTTAATCCCGCAGGAATGAAAACTTATGTAAGGGAGTGCGATCATGCTCCTCCGTCTACTCTTCTTGAAGGCCGTGGCACCCAGAGTGGCGCTCACGTTGACATCATGGGAAATTTTGCTTTGATTGAGGATGTGATGAGGGTTGCTGCCGGTGCTACGGGGGACGAGTTGGGAGGTGATCGGGTGTACTCAGACATCTTCAAGTGGTCCGAAAGGATCAACCTACCTCTTTAA
- the LOC130990789 gene encoding polyadenylate-binding protein-interacting protein 4-like isoform X2 — MNTQQAVPPRSSSNGHGHHKIEGDTATSFNRESHESNSCDRLIYLTTCLIGHQVEVQVHDGSVFSGIFHAISGDDYGVILKMAYSVKIGSQGKKNISDSSKPPSKTLIIPARDLVQVIAKDVPVIRDGFLSELQREKQQELMTDSCISQSRHVEAGRELERWVPDEDDPGCPELENIFDGPWNRGWDQFEVNKTLFGVKSTFDEELYTTKLDRGPQTRELEREALKIAREIEGEQTLDIHLAEERGIQVDGNIEMDEETRFSSVYRGNDDSAYEEIVETVLDSQNDETFGDVSGSYISRTRTDMSRGKTSGNQLSLRSLVTGERLSSLAAISRDADHSVLDGYAKHPANSYPQEDEGMQESHDRSQASKAEGSNSLSKESCPKVGLSANATAFDPSRVSSKGQDKGSFFNELADGTACPEAQGVAISLARTSSSASSASDRGGGTSTSAGRGLSPSSSVASLSSEKSTLNPHAKEFKLNANAKSFVPFQTPRPSSPAADNSFYYPANMTAATHMHGMPAGVGAGPSFAAQQPVMYNPQASPMPQPYYHPNGPQYGQQMTVGQHRPVYYMPTYPHEMQYK; from the exons ATGAATACGCAGCAAGCTGTGCCACCCAGATCCTCTTCTAACGGACATGGTCACCATAAAATTGAAGGAGATACTGCAACAAGCTTCAATA GAGAATCCCATGAATCAAATTCTTGTGATAGACTTATATATTTAACTACATGCCTCATTGGGCATCAAGTGGAAGTACAGGTGCATGATGGATCTGTATTTTCTGGAATCTTTCATGCTATCAGCGGGGATGATTATG GAGTTATTCTGAAAATGGCATACTCAGTTAAGATTGGTTCTcaagggaagaaaaatatttcAGATTCTTCCAAACCTCCTTCTAAGACTTTGATCATACCTGCTAGGGATCTTGTGCAAGTTATAGCAAAG GACGTACCTGTAATTAGGGATGGGTTCTTGAGTGAGCTCCAGCGTGAAAAGCAGCAAGAGCTTATGACAGATTCCTGCATATCACAATCTCGGCATGTAGAGGCGGGGAGAGAATTGGAACGATGGGTCCCTGATGAAGATGATCCTGGGTGTCCTGAACTGGAGAATATATTTGATGGTCCTTGGAACAG AGGCTGGGATCAGTTTGAGGTAAATAAAACTTTATTTGGAGTCAAGAGCACCTTTGATGAGGAGCTTTACACAACGAAGCTCGATAGAGGCCCTCAGACAAGAGAATTGGAAAGAGAAGCACTAAAGATAGCTAGAGAGATTGAGGGTGAGCAAACCCTTGATATTCATCTTGCAGAG GAAAGAGGTATTCAAGTTGATGGAAACATTGAGATGGATGAAGAAACTCGCTTTTCTTCAGTCTACCGGGGGAATGATGACAGCGCATATGAAGAGATTGTGGAGACAGTCTTGGATTCACAAAATGATGAAACATTTGGAGATGTCTCTGGTTCTTATATTAGCAGAACTCGCACAGACATGAGTAGGGGGAAAACCAGTGGAAATCAACTGTCGTTGAGATCTTTAGTGACG GGAGAAAGGCTTTCTTCACTTGCTGCTATTAGCAGGGATGCAGATCATTCAGTGTTGGATGGTTATGCTAAACATCCTGCAAACAGTTACCCTCAGGAGGACGAAGGAATGCAAGAA TCACATGATCGGAGTCAAGCATCTAAAGCTGAGG GTTCAAACTCATTGAGTAAAGAAAGCTGTCCTAAGGTTGGATTATCTGCAAATGCTACTGCCTTTGATCCATCACGTGTTTCATCCAAAGGTCAGGATAAGGGAAGTTTCTTCAACGAGTTAGCAGATGGTACAGCATGTCCTGAAGCACAAGGGGTAGCTATCTCTCTTGCTCGGACCAGTAGTTCTGCATCATCTGCTTCTGATCGTGGAGGAGGTACTTCAACTTCTGCTGGCCGTGGATTGTCTCCTAGTTCATCTGTTGCTTCGTTGTCTTCAGAGAAGTCAACACTAAATCCACATGCCAAG GAATTTAAATTGAATGCAAATGCTAAGAGCTTCGTCCCATTTCAGACGCCTAGGCCGTCTTCTCCTGCTGCAGATAATTCCTTCTACTATCCAGCTAACATGACTGCTGCGACGCATATGCATGGCATGCCAGCTGGTGTTGGG GCTGGACCTTCTTTTGCTGCTCAGCAGCCAGTTATGTATAATCCACAGGCTTCACCAATGCCGCAGCCATATTACCATCCAAATGGACCTCAG TATGGACAGCAGATGACAGTAGGACAACACCGGCCAGTGTACTACATGCCCACGTATCCTCAT GAAATGCAATACAAGTGA
- the LOC130990789 gene encoding polyadenylate-binding protein-interacting protein 4-like isoform X1: MNTQQAVPPRSSSNGHGHHKIEGDTATSFNSVGESHESNSCDRLIYLTTCLIGHQVEVQVHDGSVFSGIFHAISGDDYGVILKMAYSVKIGSQGKKNISDSSKPPSKTLIIPARDLVQVIAKDVPVIRDGFLSELQREKQQELMTDSCISQSRHVEAGRELERWVPDEDDPGCPELENIFDGPWNRGWDQFEVNKTLFGVKSTFDEELYTTKLDRGPQTRELEREALKIAREIEGEQTLDIHLAEERGIQVDGNIEMDEETRFSSVYRGNDDSAYEEIVETVLDSQNDETFGDVSGSYISRTRTDMSRGKTSGNQLSLRSLVTGERLSSLAAISRDADHSVLDGYAKHPANSYPQEDEGMQESHDRSQASKAEGSNSLSKESCPKVGLSANATAFDPSRVSSKGQDKGSFFNELADGTACPEAQGVAISLARTSSSASSASDRGGGTSTSAGRGLSPSSSVASLSSEKSTLNPHAKEFKLNANAKSFVPFQTPRPSSPAADNSFYYPANMTAATHMHGMPAGVGAGPSFAAQQPVMYNPQASPMPQPYYHPNGPQYGQQMTVGQHRPVYYMPTYPHEMQYK; encoded by the exons ATGAATACGCAGCAAGCTGTGCCACCCAGATCCTCTTCTAACGGACATGGTCACCATAAAATTGAAGGAGATACTGCAACAAGCTTCAATA GTGTAGGAGAATCCCATGAATCAAATTCTTGTGATAGACTTATATATTTAACTACATGCCTCATTGGGCATCAAGTGGAAGTACAGGTGCATGATGGATCTGTATTTTCTGGAATCTTTCATGCTATCAGCGGGGATGATTATG GAGTTATTCTGAAAATGGCATACTCAGTTAAGATTGGTTCTcaagggaagaaaaatatttcAGATTCTTCCAAACCTCCTTCTAAGACTTTGATCATACCTGCTAGGGATCTTGTGCAAGTTATAGCAAAG GACGTACCTGTAATTAGGGATGGGTTCTTGAGTGAGCTCCAGCGTGAAAAGCAGCAAGAGCTTATGACAGATTCCTGCATATCACAATCTCGGCATGTAGAGGCGGGGAGAGAATTGGAACGATGGGTCCCTGATGAAGATGATCCTGGGTGTCCTGAACTGGAGAATATATTTGATGGTCCTTGGAACAG AGGCTGGGATCAGTTTGAGGTAAATAAAACTTTATTTGGAGTCAAGAGCACCTTTGATGAGGAGCTTTACACAACGAAGCTCGATAGAGGCCCTCAGACAAGAGAATTGGAAAGAGAAGCACTAAAGATAGCTAGAGAGATTGAGGGTGAGCAAACCCTTGATATTCATCTTGCAGAG GAAAGAGGTATTCAAGTTGATGGAAACATTGAGATGGATGAAGAAACTCGCTTTTCTTCAGTCTACCGGGGGAATGATGACAGCGCATATGAAGAGATTGTGGAGACAGTCTTGGATTCACAAAATGATGAAACATTTGGAGATGTCTCTGGTTCTTATATTAGCAGAACTCGCACAGACATGAGTAGGGGGAAAACCAGTGGAAATCAACTGTCGTTGAGATCTTTAGTGACG GGAGAAAGGCTTTCTTCACTTGCTGCTATTAGCAGGGATGCAGATCATTCAGTGTTGGATGGTTATGCTAAACATCCTGCAAACAGTTACCCTCAGGAGGACGAAGGAATGCAAGAA TCACATGATCGGAGTCAAGCATCTAAAGCTGAGG GTTCAAACTCATTGAGTAAAGAAAGCTGTCCTAAGGTTGGATTATCTGCAAATGCTACTGCCTTTGATCCATCACGTGTTTCATCCAAAGGTCAGGATAAGGGAAGTTTCTTCAACGAGTTAGCAGATGGTACAGCATGTCCTGAAGCACAAGGGGTAGCTATCTCTCTTGCTCGGACCAGTAGTTCTGCATCATCTGCTTCTGATCGTGGAGGAGGTACTTCAACTTCTGCTGGCCGTGGATTGTCTCCTAGTTCATCTGTTGCTTCGTTGTCTTCAGAGAAGTCAACACTAAATCCACATGCCAAG GAATTTAAATTGAATGCAAATGCTAAGAGCTTCGTCCCATTTCAGACGCCTAGGCCGTCTTCTCCTGCTGCAGATAATTCCTTCTACTATCCAGCTAACATGACTGCTGCGACGCATATGCATGGCATGCCAGCTGGTGTTGGG GCTGGACCTTCTTTTGCTGCTCAGCAGCCAGTTATGTATAATCCACAGGCTTCACCAATGCCGCAGCCATATTACCATCCAAATGGACCTCAG TATGGACAGCAGATGACAGTAGGACAACACCGGCCAGTGTACTACATGCCCACGTATCCTCAT GAAATGCAATACAAGTGA